ATTCTCgtcaattataaattattgaaatccTAGCTCTTTCCCATGTACGCATTCATGACTAGTCATCATCATCTTTGTTGTATGTGTAGTAGCTAGTTACCACACGTTacttattttcaagaaaaactaaaagaagcgaaatgttatgtttataatattttcacaacaaatcttaaatgacaagttgttattagttattatgagtatgtaaaaaagtaattgaaattgtagattcaaattaaaactaataacaacttaccatctATGATGTcctgtgaaaatattgtagatataacatttcttaaaaacaaaaaaaatcccatttCATTTGAGTTTGAGACTATTACAAAGGAACCGGCATATACCCATTGCATCTCTATTGTATTATATCCTATATTTTATCGTAATCATACCTAACTTATACTTAGGCTTCTTAGAAAGTGATAAATAATCACTCAGCAATCAGCCTAGAAGAACTCTTTAAATCTACACCACAAGACAAATGTCAGCAAGACCTATttaagaagagggaaaaaagaaaaggaaaaggaagcaAACATGTCTGGAACCATAGAAAACCAAGTTGGTGAAGAGGATGAGGCATGCATCCAAGCCATGCTAATCTCCACCACGCCAATATTTTGTTGGGTCCTAAAAGCAGCCACTGATCTTGACTTGTTTGGGATCATTGCCAGAGCAGGCCCCACTGCTTGTATGACATCCATAGAAATTGCTTTGCAGCTTCCAACACAGGACTCAGAAGCGCCTTCTCGGTTGGATCGTATGCTGCGCCTTCTTGCTAGTCACTCCGTTTTGACATGCTCTATCCACACACTTGAAGATGGTAGGGTTGAGAGACTCTATGGACTCACACCAGCCTCTCAGTTCCTTTTTGAAAAAGAGGATAGAGGGTCTGTGGCTTGTCTTTCAGCTTTCTATTCACACCGAGCCGTTTACGAGGTTAGGTATGGGCTGTCTCATTGTGTTTTGTATAAATGCAAAAATGGAAACGGCTTGGATCAAATGATTAGTGCACTAGATTTGTCACATGTCCGTGTCCTAATAGATCCATTGCATAGAAGCATTGGAGCCATGTTTTTTCTTGGAAGAATAATCTTCACGAAAATATCTTTCTTTAGGGGAAAAAAGTGCAGCaacattttattataattggataattttttgttgttagtcaccttttttttattcaaccttGTCCATCTCTATAGGAAACACCGGGTGTTAGTTGAGCTACTATACTTTTGGTTcctcacttttatttttaattttttaaccaaaagaGAAGTGTATATGAGTCCATTTGTAAGTATAGGAAactaatatttttcacatttttttttcataaaaactcTAACATGGCATATGTTAGTGGTTGACTCAAGTGAAAATAATATTACTCTAAttacaataaatcatgttaaaattatgaaaaaaagtaataagAAATCACTAGCCTTTAAGTCTTTAACTCTTTCCATATTAGGGTGCCTTAAATGAAAGGCAATATTATTCTTTAATCCTTGATAATTGAAATGTTTGGAGAAATCATAGATTGTCATACgttattacatatatatatgatgagatATATTAATAGTGATTGTGTTTTGTGTCTCATGTTATATACTTTGTTTCTACATTCTAGCATGCATATGAAGGATGCAATCCTTGAAGGTGGGAATCTATTTAAGAAAGTCCATGGAATGCCCATGTTTCAGTATATGGACGGGGATCCAACTTTCAAGGAGATGTTCTTCAAGATAATGGATGATCATTCCACAatgattatgaagaaaattC
This DNA window, taken from Quercus robur chromosome 2, dhQueRobu3.1, whole genome shotgun sequence, encodes the following:
- the LOC126713469 gene encoding caffeic acid 3-O-methyltransferase-like isoform X1 encodes the protein MSGTIENQVGEEDEACIQAMLISTTPIFCWVLKAATDLDLFGIIARAGPTACMTSIEIALQLPTQDSEAPSRLDRMLRLLASHSVLTCSIHTLEDGRVERLYGLTPASQFLFEKEDRGSVACLSAFYSHRAVYEVSMHMKDAILEGGNLFKKVHGMPMFQYMDGDPTFKEMFFKIMDDHSTMIMKKILEVYQGFKGLKSLVDVGGGIGKCMNMIISKNPTTKGINFDLPHVIQKAPSYPGIEHVGGDMFHNVPKGDAIMIKYILHDWSDEDCMKLLRNCYEALPNNGKVVIIELLMQEAPDSSTSSQYVSRLDNGMLLYLEGKERTEKEFEALCKGSGFSKFKVVCCAYAVWVVMEFHK
- the LOC126713469 gene encoding caffeic acid 3-O-methyltransferase-like isoform X2, with amino-acid sequence MSGTIENQVGEEDEACIQAMLISTTPIFCWVLKAATDLDLFGIIARAGPTACMTSIEIALQLPTQDSEAPSRLDRMLRLLASHSVLTCSIHTLEDGRVERLYGLTPASQFLFEKEDRGSVACLSAFYSHRAVYEVSMHMKDAILEGGNLFKKVHGMPMFQYMDGDPTFKEMFFKIMDDHSTMIMKKILEVYQGFKGLKSLVDVGGGIGKCMNMIISKNPTTKGINFDLPHVIQKAPSYPGIEHVGGDMFHNVPKGDAIMIKYILHDWSDEDCMKLLRNCYEALPNNGKVVIIELLMQEAPDSSTSSQYVSRLDNGMLLYLEGKERTEKEFEALCKGSGFSKFKDNEIK